The sequence TCTGGTATTGTCGGCTGCGATAGGAATGCAAATTTCTTCGTATTgttatccagctttcggttatCGATTTCGTTCTCTTTGTTGCTTTTTCCATTAACGATTGGTCCAACGCTGCCACCGTTCGTGTAGTTGCTGCCATTATTCGTGACACCGTTGCTGATATTATTGTGACTATTGTTGTGAGTTCCGTTGTGATTGCCATGATGACTATTTAGAATGTGTTTATTGTTGCTAACAATACTGGTCCTACTTTCTGTGCGGTTCTTCTGATTCGCCGTTTCCACAATGGACTCACCTGAATAGAACATAAACTTGAAATATGTACCACTAAAATATCACTGAAAGGATTCTCAATACTAACCAGTCTTCATGGACCTCAAAATCGGTTGCACATTTCGACCCTGGAACCACTCTTTGGATCCGATTGCCGGGATGTTCGCCAACGTATCTGGATAGAGATCAGTCTGGAACAGAGTTGACTTGCGTGGAACAATCATTGATATGGGTTCGCAAATATTTCCGGTAGCATGCAGTTTGTAAAAACGGAACACTTCACATTGCGAAACGTTTACGCCTCGCTTCGGCATAAAACCCAATGCCTTCTGGGGTTGTCCGGATAGAAATTGATTCAAGTAGTACACGTACGGTGGTTCATCTACCACCTCATAATACCGAATATTTCCATCTCCTTTGCCGGCCAAATAAATCATCTTGGTATCGTAGTCAAAGTACGGTGTTACGACTCCGCTCGAACTATCAATCACTTCCTGTGCCAGTGGTTTCTTTAAATCGTGGAGATTCCATACGGCATACTGGCGATCCGAATGCCTCGAAAATCCAGTCGTCAAAATGCGGTTGTTATCCAAGAAAACGGCTTTCGAGCATTTGGTGCCCAAATGACAAATGCCCTCCTGTAATGAACAATGGAATGAATTAGTTCATCCTGATTcatttgtgtgttttttttatgcgcaGGTAGTCTACTTTATCGACATTGATGATGTTTATAAATAGACTTGAACTCGCCTGCAGGAATATACGTATTCATAGCCCCTGTTTCTATTATTGAAactagaaattgaaaatttattcaatttccTTGTACATTAATTTACCGCTAATTCTTAAACGTACATAATAGTTTCCAGTTAGTGCTCGGATATTCGAGTATGAAAATgctgaacaaattcatcatttaattttctatatttgaatgaCATGTTTTCCAAGGACTACTAAATCTTATCTAAAACTGGGTTTTAACCAAGACGGACTTTTAAAATTTAGGTTACTCAACAAGTAAATCGTTTTAAATAGCTTTTATGAGATGGGAAAGTTAGCTTACATTAGTTTGACATATTAGTGTTTGTTTCAAAAACCTTATTTgcttttggtaaaaaaaatgttgaaaggcATTAAGAGTTTATATGACATTCTACAGGGAGTGCAAACAGGAGCCGGCTAAAAGACTCTTTAATTGAGAAACCTAACTTAGAGGAAGTAAATGATGACAGATGTCCTATTATACCCCATTCCATAATTTGAAGAGTTACACAAAGATAGTCCTATTTTTACAATACTCTGGACTAATTTTTGGCCTACTCTCTAGTTTTTAGCCTACCTCTCTAGTTGATAAAATGTATTCCTCAACTACACTTCAATCAGTGTATTATTTTTAGGCACCTTGTTACTAAACTTGGTACTAAAAATGGGTTAGCTAAGAATACAATCAACTAACATCTCTATCTAAAAATGAGCTCAGATAGTTGTAGAACTAGGACTATATAACCCGAATGTAAATGTATACACACACACTCAACCCCATAGCTTACCGAAACAACTATTCCACTGCGAGGCTCGATGATACGCAGTTTCTTATCTTTGGATGTCGTTGCCACCAGTGACCCATCGCGGTTGATGACCAAACTATAAATCATGTCCACGTGGCAGCTGACCACATTCAGCAAGGGTTTATCGGTATTACCCACATCCCACACACAGATCAGATGATCGAATCCAGCACTGATCAATATGTTAGAAGCCGTCGGGTGCCACTCGATGTGCATTACTTTACGCTTGTGGCCAACCAGTTCGATTGAGCACTCACTCAAATTACTGGTAAGACCGCCCTCCGGAATCTTCCATAGTTTGatctagaaaataaagatgttagTGGAGCTCTGATTTAATCTGTCCTACTTAGATATACCGACAACGGTCGTCGGATACACTTACGGTACAGTCATCCGATGCAGATGCAATCATATTGTCGTCGAATGGATTCCACTTGAGATCCAGTATCTGGCCGGTGTGTCCAATCACCTTGCAGCACTGAAAGTCGATCCGGCCGGTCTGGTTGATTGGAATTACCACAAATGTGGTATCCGCGACGATCGCCAGGAATGTGGGATTCACGGCACAAAAGTTGCCATCGTTTCCGCTGCGGACTACACTGATGTCGGTATAGCAGCATTCCTTCCGCGTGGGTAAACCATACACGTGACGGAATTTGGACGGCCGCACTCCACGGAACCACAACTGCAAAAAAAGTAGATAATTAGTTTTCATCAAGAAATAAAACTGAATAGAAAATATCATAATTCAGCAGTAGCCAGAAGATATAGTATGGAAGTAACCATTTCTCTGCGTTCTTAGCTTTTACCATATTCTCTGAGATAATCGTCTTCATTTTATGTAACTGAAAAATCTTAGAACTTAAACCCAAAAAAATCGCTTGAAGTACAAGCTAAATTCAatacgttcgaaaaatattgatacaagaaaagtaaaattaagcaatttaaaaaaattgttattttatATTTGAGTATTTTTCCTGTTAGAGATACTTATCTAATAGCAAAGTGTCGTGTAATTCCCGCCAGAAATTTTAAAAGGGGGGGAGGACATCTTGTAGGTGTGTGATGAATATCGTTGTCATTTCCTAAAAGCTCTTTATCAGTTCCCAgaacactttttgcctttctctatagaaaagtattagaattgaacggagcctcggagacccatagtgttatacatcgactcagctcgacgaaattggaaaatgtctgtgtgtgcacttttcaaatttttttttatcattcaattttctcggagatggctaaaccgattcaaACAAGCTTAGGTTAGTTTgaatgttactattgaattgtgtATTTGGTTAGAAGATCTAATGGCtggaacttccggttccggaaatacagtggtataagtggcgtaagcGACAAAAAGCATTGATATTTTACcgttcgattttctcagaattggcggagccgatttcaacaagattAGGTTCGATTGAAAgatactattgaattgtggatcaaatTCAAAGATCCAATGGCTGTCTTCTCCGATTCCGGAGATACAATGGTATGACTGACGTAACCGAAAAACCGCACTTTTTCATCGGCTGAATTTCCTCGAAGATGAACGAACGATCAACGAATTTCGCtaaacttaggcttatttgaaagctatgggttatggcgaacattttcggttcgagagatgtaatcTTATATGACAAATCcctgttttttttatgaaaccaAAATAAGATTCGTTTGAAACCTACTAGTACTAATGATCGAGGATAGAagcttcacacacacacacacacacacacacacacacacacacacacacacacacacacacacacacacacacacacacacacacacacacacacacacacacacacacacacacacacacacacacacacacacacacacacacacacacacacacacacacacacacacacacacacacacacacacacacacacacacacacacacacacacacacatttcacgtactcgacgaactgaaagtcggttttcgtagtaattgtatagcctttctatacgaaAGAGCCAAACAAGTAACAATAACGATTAATTTAATGCCAAGCTGTTAAAATTGGATCGACTTGGTTTTCGTACGAACGTCCTTCGATGGATATAATCATATTTCAGAAATCGTCATCTTGTGATTAAAATTGACGATTGTGTTTCGGAAGAATTTTTGCAACATGGGAGCCATTTCTGTCCTTTGATCTTCTTGCTTTACTTTAAAGACGTTATTTTTTCTCTGGAAGGACCGCGGATATTTGTATGCGTGTCTTAAACGATAAATGAAAATCTTTTCGGATTGGTGCAAATTTAATCATATGACCATTAATCCAGACAAATACTTGATCATTACTTTACGTCATTCAATCGAGTGTCATCTGAAtaaaacggaataaaacaagGGTCACCTCCTTACTTAGTATTGGAATTAATCATTAGGGCcacattgtgtctgttgattttacaataaataaataaattaatgagaTAAATAATGATGCGCATCGGCAAGAGAGAAGACAACTGGTATAAGTGCATAATCGTTTTGTTGTTCATTGTGATATTTTTAGACACAGAATATGTACTCTTATTTCTAATTCCAAACTTTTCTtttcatctaacttttttttcggtaaataaCTCAAGAATATACGACAcgtattattttatttcgatatggtacttggaattttcgagatatgattttttgatgtttcgcgtttacaaaaaagagccttttttcaacagccaatACTGCAAAATCTAATGAAGATacgaaaattcgtccaagacatgaaatatgcatcttttccttagctttcaaataagcgattccacaaaacaacctttcaagtaaatttaatgaaaaatgttaaaagtttaaaaaaaaaattcgaacttgggcctaacttttttttgtttctttagttgaaaaaagaaaccttaggggtttaactcaatcttggcaaagtttcagagtggaaagattaatactttcgaagcagtgaattctcaatcacgacccgcacgcgcgaagTGTACCGCAACGCAACTCGCTCgtatacgggcttaacttgtcgacacatgtcgcgtcactgatcgaatcctaactttgacagtttattgttagcaacgttacagttaagatcgcgctgtaaaaatgaatccaaaaataaaaaatcgttgCTGTAATCCGTTTAACTTTAAGACTCAtgttagcaaaaatcaaaaacattttcactaatcagctgtgagggaaaattctgctgatgcaataGTGATCACAGATTCTGCATCCTCTGAAACTGATGACAATGTGTCTATATTTAGCGACTATAGagaagtaattcttacatttacttacattgtaacattacatttatcaaattttaaaatagcGATTGCCTTTTTAGAATGAACCATATTTTCCTTCCGGTTATCTTACCAAATTGGAACCAAATTTTCATGCAAAAGATGTATCCGAGAGAATGAGAATTTGAACGGTTTTGCCAAAAAACTGGAGTATTCGTAAGACAGCACATACGATGAAcacatcaaaatatttttttacgaaaGTAGGGAAtctcgggtaaaaattttttttttcaaacttttgatgtcatgaatattcatattatacagaaaaactattttcacctgaaataaaaattaatgtcaaacaattttccacggtgcacacaaaacatcatttgcttgcaaaaaatcgGGATTTTCAAGAAGAGAAGAAGAAACTGGAcacaacgaatgtttttgattttcgaactcatTTTTACACCGCAATCTTAACTGAAACGTGGCTAACAATAAtctgtcaaagttaggattcgatcagcgGCGCgatatgtgtcgacaagttaagcccgtattcgagcgagttgcgctgcggtacacttgaaaaattcactgcttcgaaagtattgatctttcactctgaaactttgccaagattgagtaaaacccctaaggtttcttttttcaacaaaaaaaataggcccaagtttgtttatttgtttattaatttttaacttttttcattatattaactttaaaggttgttttatggaatcgtttatttgaaagctaaggaaaagacgcacatttcatgtcttggacgaatgtttgtaactttattagattttacagtataggctgttgaaaaaaggctcttttttgaaaacatgaaatttcaaaaaaacatatctcgaaaattccacgtaccatattgaaatgaaaaaatacgtgtcgaatattttagagttctttaccgaaaaaaaaggttagttgaaaaaacatttttgggtggatgattttgcgtggaatccccaatatatactttttggatctcagaggttactaagaagtagtttatagagagaaaggtacTCCCTTACTAAAGGGAGTGACCATAAAACTGACCCGATTTCACGAGAATACTGTGAAAATGATGATTACtgcgagatctgagatgggacgtTCAATAGGGTTgccgtctaagttgtgtttcactacGATCTGAGTATTTCGATGGGTAGTACAATTTCTGGAATCAGAAATCGCCTTCTCGAAACATTTTCGAGCAACGCCAGGTAATTCAGCTAATCTCTGATAAAATAGACTGAGTTCCATTTTGGTGGGATCGAGGATAGCCGGAGTTAATTTAATAGACTGTTTACTAACAATGACTAGCGATTGGGATGGTTTCGAGCCCAgttacgttttttgcttcgcgctTCTAGTGCCGATATAAACCATATcctcctgtaactccggaaccggaagtcggatgaatttgaaattctgaaacttTCTACGATATCTTAAGTTTCTTTATTTGATTCTAAAGTTGAgaaaatcagtttagccatctccgagagaaatgagtataaaaaatgttacatattaCTCACAGacttacacacagacatttagcgtactcaacgaactgatttgAAAGGTATATGACGTTCgtccttccgggcctcggttttcacagtgattgcgtagcctttctatatgagaaaggcaaacataaataaataagttgTTCAGGCTCAAATTGCATGAACAATTTACTGTTGCAAGAACAATTTTCTGCACGATTTTAAGACTGCTATCTAAATATTCGATCGACACGAGATTCCCAGCTAGGTTCGCCACTTTTGAATAGCAAATGATCAATGCACTAATATGTTACCCGTCCACTGCACGACAGGATCGATTCATTAACCTATGAAGCGAAACCGATCACCAGCAGTACGAGGTTTTAGATTATAATCAATTAATGAACCATTGTGGCGATGAAATATAGGTACCTGTGAGTTAGTCATACTGTCGTCGCCGCAATCGTCGTTATCGCTGCCCGCGCGCTGTTCCGGGTCGCTAAAGCTCAGACCACCGCCTCCTGCGCCACCGTTCTCCAGTAATGCGTTCCACTTCTCCGCAAACTCGCTCCGGATCGCTTCGAACTAAGATCACACACCATAAAATAATTCACACATACAGTATTATAATAactttcaaaacaaaacaatgatTACATAAGCAAGCATAAAACCGAACACTACTTTCTCTGATCCGATCCTTTCTCGCTCTATCGATTAAGATTAATGTACAGTTTTGTAACTTTCAACCGACGACGGTGCCCTTGACTCGCCGCCGGACAGGTAATAATTAATGGGATTCAACAACCTCTATTTACTGCAGAAGTACCACAACTCGTCACAAAACAAAACAGCAAGTGAAACTGGTAAAGTTCACATTTAACGAACGCCTGTCGACGAATTTCgtggtcaaattttgcacagcCAATTATTCAAGCTTTCTTTTCGACCCGAAGGGGGTCCCGCCAAACTTCAATTCAAACACAAACAATCGGTCACCGGGTGCGGTACCAGCGATTCTCCCCTTTTGCTATCACCAGGGGACTATGATTGATGGAGCATGGCGGCGGCTACTCGAGAGGTGGTATTTCATGCTTGCCGGTGTACGGTTTCGTTCGCATCGGTTTGCTCCAGACGGTTCCTTTGCGTTCCGGTGGCCGGTGGAAACTTCAATCCGTTCGATTTGGTCACAGTTTCACCAACAACCGACCGAAAAAATGctggtcgtttttttttctcggaagTCCGACACAAACAGAACGAAATAACGGGTAACAAAAGTTATGGTTGGATCtgtaaagaaaagaaaatacgtaacggaaattaacaaaacagaaaaaaatcatatgTTGAAAATAAACGCAACCCAAGGGTAATAAAAATAAAGGCAAGTAAATACCATTAACAATCATAAACCGGGaagtaaataaatgaatgattAAAAAAAGCTAAATTGtattcctgaaaaaaaaacatatctggttctactgaaacatgttgCATAACCAGCAGTTGATGTGATTGAAACTTTTGCCTTCCGGAATCGTATCGAGAAAACGGAAGCGCTAAAAATGTCAACTATTCACAATTGTGTACTCGCCGATGGTAGCCGCTACCATTCGGGGAGGGCAAAACCTGAACAGAAAACGAAGAAAATCAGGAAATTAATCGATTCAACACAACAAGagggtgcaaaaaaaaactaaaaacaaacaCTTGTGGCAGTCGGAATCACTCTGCCGTGGGATCAATTTCCCGCGGTTCAGTAGACACGACGGCTTATCTGCGGCAGATATCAACGGTGTGCGCCTCACGCTGCCGCACCCGACGAACGGTGAAAGTCGTCAAACAGCACCTGACTTTCCGAGACCGAGGTCCCTTCCTCGTTCGGTGTTCCGTTCACCTTGGCACCGTGAAGCGACCGATGTCCGTGGCCGACCCAACCACGTCACCCCATATCCAACGATTATCAGACCCCGAGGCACTTGCTGTCTTGTCGCCCGCCTTACCGGGGTGTACACAAAAAACACGATTGGTGATCCGATATCAGCCAGATTGCCAAAAAcgacatagacatgggttgTTGTTTTGTTATCATTATCCAAACCAAACCATAAATTGAGCAGTTGAAATGTATTTTTACTTGTTTTATGCGATATTGTAATTCGGTTTCTCGATATTGTAATGTTCAAATCCATACACACAATGACAAAATATTATCGACAACTTGGCTgaacacagagaaaaaaaacacgattTTGTGGCTTTGAGCTACAACGACCAAATGCGATATCTTGCTTATTTATAAGTGGATTTTCTTACTTTACAATGGGGCTAAAGTTTCGAAAACATCAAATTATCAAATATCACCCCTGAAAAAAGTCATGCCCGATTTTAAAATCAacgattaaagcttgcttcagatagaattggaacaaagacaattgcctgtatttcagttatttattattgaattcaagatcttttttttatacaaatgtagcgttttcttcatacttttaagaaaaaatacggataaaattattcgtcacggtttcaaaGAAATTCTccattttttcctgtaacacggctcattaggcggcgcacaccttcttcgtccatcgttttagctatcttattccaccaggtcgtcatttgattgatgtctttgacaacctttccctttgcctttagtctcctcttcatgattgcccagtatttctcaatatgcCGGAACTGGGGGTAGtttggtgggttaaggtttttcggaacaaacttctctgaataccattcttgaacgactttgctgtaatgacagcgtgccaaatctggccaaaacattacgggatggtcgtgggatcgaatgaacggcaaaattcgtttttggagacactcttttcggtatagttccgatgtcattgtcttatttgtaacgagaactttcgttttttgccacagctgcaaatgccctgccaaatcataaattttcttgaaaatttgtcggcaaaaacaaatttaaatttggctggaacaaccCCCGAGCcgctgccaagtaaaatttttgacctgggatttacccgaagtcagccttgacataggtttcatcgtccatcagaagacacccgtcgaacttggtcagcacctggtcatatagtttccgagcacgaattttgaccacactatttatctgttttatggtccgaattggctgtttgctagctcgatacgacttgattcctttccggagtcgagttctcctcacggtactatgggcagcaccgaattttctggccaaatccgacagattaggattcctcttaatcgtcttcaaaatcttaccacgcagtttccggtcgacagttccactccgacaaatggcttgaggcttccgaatcgtcgtcaatgtttccttataccgtttgataacgcgccatacggtatttctgggtaatttcagctgtttagctagcctagatgcagaccacaatggattttccaaataactgtgcactattttttcccttctttcggcttccatgttgattgtttacaaagtacattcgatttgcggaatgtcaaaatcatacgtgaagctgacaaaattcccgacacgtgggcaccaagaacttccaaatccgtccaccaggagcaccacaatatgagcaaatgtTTGTTTCAATTCTAAGTGAGGCAAGCTTTATTATGATCACTCGAAAATAGTATGGACAAAATCTCATCCCGATCAATATCACACTAGTGATGTTCCCTATAATCTCACACGTGATAATGAAACGACAATCATTcaaaatcattctcacgattaTCAGCGATTAACACTATTTAAATGAATATCGTACAGCGAAGAACAGGAGCGCAGGAGCTAAAACCAACAAGCGTCCAAACCAGCCCGGTGGAAGGGCGCTTTACCAAGTGCTATCATAACCATCATAGCTTCTAAACAGAGgactgcacagtggttcgaaagcCCAATTTCATGCTCTTTattgataactcattaaaaatcacagttcgctttcacatctcatccaagtcagtcgataaaacaaaaccgcttacgttcgggacagaagaaaccaagtacagtattgtgtagtgaacaaaagaacgacctcgaaatgagtgaactaaacgaacaaaagctaccgccgacacgaaagaatacaattgttgttgacttcaggcagtgcaaaattcgaccttcgatacgagaacttgaaggtttgctcaaggagcaaatgcatcttgacagtaaacgtgtgcatttacttaaatgcaataagacaaataatgttgtttttatccagttttataaagagttggatgcgattcaattcgcaaaagacaataacaatgtgcactatgtggagcacgagaacattaagtacaacattccagtatatatggaagatagtgatatagaagtgcgtgtacatgatcttctctcaagcgtcaccgattcatatattcgcacaACTATAtctcaatacggagagattctctctatcgaaaacgaaaagtggaagaactttttccccggtattctaaatggcgtacgtttattacgcatacacttgaagaaggctataccttcttatgtgattttcggtcaagctacaagaattccgtgcaaatcacttgttacctatgacagtcagatggccacatgtcaatattgccaaaaagttgttcactacggtaagccatgtgataaactgaacaaggagacaaccacaccaaagaacaacggtgcttccttcacaccaacctcaaacaaccccagtacacctgtgacagccaccaacaacattgaagcatctccttcaacgaatccataatcatcccctatagaacaaagtacaccagc comes from Malaya genurostris strain Urasoe2022 chromosome 3, Malgen_1.1, whole genome shotgun sequence and encodes:
- the LOC131439580 gene encoding coronin-1C-like isoform X3 is translated as MSSFEAIRSEFAEKWNALLENGGAGGGGLSFSDPEQRAGSDNDDCGDDSMTNSQLWFRGVRPSKFRHVYGLPTRKECCYTDISVVRSGNDGNFCAVNPTFLAIVADTTFVVIPINQTGRIDFQCCKVIGHTGQILDLKWNPFDDNMIASASDDCTIKLWKIPEGGLTSNLSECSIELVGHKRKVMHIEWHPTASNILISAGFDHLICVWDVGNTDKPLLNVVSCHVDMIYSLVINRDGSLVATTSKDKKLRIIEPRSGIVVSEGICHLGTKCSKAVFLDNNRILTTGFSRHSDRQYAVWNLHDLKKPLAQEVIDSSSGVVTPYFDYDTKMIYLAGKGDGNIRYYEVVDEPPYVYYLNQFLSGQPQKALGFMPKRGVNVSQCEVFRFYKLHATGNICEPISMIVPRKSTLFQTDLYPDTLANIPAIGSKEWFQGRNVQPILRSMKTGESIVETANQKNRTESRTSIVSNNKHILNSHHGNHNGTHNNSHNNISNGVTNNGSNYTNGGSVGPIVNGKSNKENEIDNRKLDNNTKKFAFLSQPTIPDYRPQTIIEKSQKTTTNQSTKFHQLQAIFGQHQTANHKDITNLQNNLLSSSRNSSRNSSLENINLLNSENELRKAFSKQTEEIKSLRKSLNNSEKRVRELEAEVKRLQLQLKH
- the LOC131439580 gene encoding coronin-1C-like isoform X1; translated protein: MENSLLTSLTGSGVKMGGDGFLHLKDNIGQQAFIQGDEKLLTLKQQLAKRPAMEEDTGVETSIISSAPIHADGGGTKSSNNSLVDSRGCAKPEKKLWFRGVRPSKFRHVYGLPTRKECCYTDISVVRSGNDGNFCAVNPTFLAIVADTTFVVIPINQTGRIDFQCCKVIGHTGQILDLKWNPFDDNMIASASDDCTIKLWKIPEGGLTSNLSECSIELVGHKRKVMHIEWHPTASNILISAGFDHLICVWDVGNTDKPLLNVVSCHVDMIYSLVINRDGSLVATTSKDKKLRIIEPRSGIVVSEGICHLGTKCSKAVFLDNNRILTTGFSRHSDRQYAVWNLHDLKKPLAQEVIDSSSGVVTPYFDYDTKMIYLAGKGDGNIRYYEVVDEPPYVYYLNQFLSGQPQKALGFMPKRGVNVSQCEVFRFYKLHATGNICEPISMIVPRKSTLFQTDLYPDTLANIPAIGSKEWFQGRNVQPILRSMKTGESIVETANQKNRTESRTSIVSNNKHILNSHHGNHNGTHNNSHNNISNGVTNNGSNYTNGGSVGPIVNGKSNKENEIDNRKLDNNTKKFAFLSQPTIPDYRPQTIIEKSQKTTTNQSTKFHQLQAIFGQHQTANHKDITNLQNNLLSSSRNSSRNSSLENINLLNSENELRKAFSKQTEEIKSLRKSLNNSEKRVRELEAEVKRLQLQLKH
- the LOC131439580 gene encoding coronin-1C-like isoform X4; protein product: MTNSQLWFRGVRPSKFRHVYGLPTRKECCYTDISVVRSGNDGNFCAVNPTFLAIVADTTFVVIPINQTGRIDFQCCKVIGHTGQILDLKWNPFDDNMIASASDDCTIKLWKIPEGGLTSNLSECSIELVGHKRKVMHIEWHPTASNILISAGFDHLICVWDVGNTDKPLLNVVSCHVDMIYSLVINRDGSLVATTSKDKKLRIIEPRSGIVVSEGICHLGTKCSKAVFLDNNRILTTGFSRHSDRQYAVWNLHDLKKPLAQEVIDSSSGVVTPYFDYDTKMIYLAGKGDGNIRYYEVVDEPPYVYYLNQFLSGQPQKALGFMPKRGVNVSQCEVFRFYKLHATGNICEPISMIVPRKSTLFQTDLYPDTLANIPAIGSKEWFQGRNVQPILRSMKTGESIVETANQKNRTESRTSIVSNNKHILNSHHGNHNGTHNNSHNNISNGVTNNGSNYTNGGSVGPIVNGKSNKENEIDNRKLDNNTKKFAFLSQPTIPDYRPQTIIEKSQKTTTNQSTKFHQLQAIFGQHQTANHKDITNLQNNLLSSSRNSSRNSSLENINLLNSENELRKAFSKQTEEIKSLRKSLNNSEKRVRELEAEVKRLQLQLKH
- the LOC131439580 gene encoding coronin-1C-like isoform X2, with product MGGDGFLHLKDNIGQQAFIQGDEKLLTLKQQLAKRPAMEEDTGVETSIISSAPIHADGGGTKSSNNSLVDSRGCAKPEKKLWFRGVRPSKFRHVYGLPTRKECCYTDISVVRSGNDGNFCAVNPTFLAIVADTTFVVIPINQTGRIDFQCCKVIGHTGQILDLKWNPFDDNMIASASDDCTIKLWKIPEGGLTSNLSECSIELVGHKRKVMHIEWHPTASNILISAGFDHLICVWDVGNTDKPLLNVVSCHVDMIYSLVINRDGSLVATTSKDKKLRIIEPRSGIVVSEGICHLGTKCSKAVFLDNNRILTTGFSRHSDRQYAVWNLHDLKKPLAQEVIDSSSGVVTPYFDYDTKMIYLAGKGDGNIRYYEVVDEPPYVYYLNQFLSGQPQKALGFMPKRGVNVSQCEVFRFYKLHATGNICEPISMIVPRKSTLFQTDLYPDTLANIPAIGSKEWFQGRNVQPILRSMKTGESIVETANQKNRTESRTSIVSNNKHILNSHHGNHNGTHNNSHNNISNGVTNNGSNYTNGGSVGPIVNGKSNKENEIDNRKLDNNTKKFAFLSQPTIPDYRPQTIIEKSQKTTTNQSTKFHQLQAIFGQHQTANHKDITNLQNNLLSSSRNSSRNSSLENINLLNSENELRKAFSKQTEEIKSLRKSLNNSEKRVRELEAEVKRLQLQLKH